Part of the Musa acuminata AAA Group cultivar baxijiao chromosome BXJ2-7, Cavendish_Baxijiao_AAA, whole genome shotgun sequence genome is shown below.
TAAGGCTCAATCAGCAGTAAtcctttcctttctctttcttccTATCATACGATGGTTTGGGGAGAGAGTTGAGGAGGTTATGTCtaaggtcctatctatttataagtgATAACAGAGAATTTATAATAAGATATTAGAAGGTTTTCTCATATTTCAACGAaacctaattaattatattatatattttttttctaattatattATGTATCATCAAATTTCAactcataaaatattaataatatcattataattttaaattaaataattataaataatttaataatatataatttatattaaatgtaTTAATTTTGGATTAGACTAATGAAAATAGATCACAgacataattattaaaattattataaaataaataattaaaataaaataagctaATTCAAATTATTGTTTTGCTTGgtagaaacaaaaaataaatgctCATGTGGTTTGCCGATGTGCAACTTTGCTCTCGCCAATGATCGAAATGTAATCATCTCATCGATCTATTAATGTGCCTGAAAGATTATTGTCCTTCAAGGGAACGAAGAGTTTCTTATTAATAAGATTTCTCGTATTAAATCAATATGTCAATAGGTGCTAAaatcattaattaattaaaaggatagcagatttattattaattaaaataaaaacaaataacaAAAGAGCCAAACAAAAACGattttttcccaaaaaaaaaagaaaaagaaaacattctAAAAGGAACCCCACGACTCGAGCGTCGGAAAACCGGTGAACGGCTCGAACTCATCCATCACCGGTTCAACTCGAGAGCGGTTCATGTCCTTCGGATCGGCCAGCCCGGTCCACCCGACGGCGAAGGCCGAACTGTCGAGCGTGGGCACCAAGGCCGGGTACAGTTGCCCTCCGCCGGGCCGGAATGGCTCCGGCCTAAGGACCGGCCCGGTTGCGCTGCCCGCGTCGAGCCGGAAGCCGGTCACCTGCTGAACCATCCGGCGGAAGTCGGCCGGGTCGACGCTGATGAACGTCGACGCCCTCCGCGTCGAGGCGCGCGACTTCCTCTTCCCCAGGGGACTGCCGGCTCGGAGAAGGGCCGGGTGGTCGGCGAGCGGCCGTGGCGGCATCGGAGACGCCGCGACTGGGACGATGGAGGCGGGAGAGGAAGTGAGAGAGATGGCGTCCCCGTCGCTGGGCAACGCGTCAGAGAACCAACGGGCGACGGCGGCCGAGCAGGTCTCCTCCATCAGCGCTTCCATCTCATTCCCTACGCCGATAAGCTTGCGTTAAAAGAAGCTTCTTGGTACGACTTCGACTTGTGCCACGAGTCAAGACCCACGACGCACCTGCTGATTTGTATTCCGAGAGAAGAGCGTGGGCCCGCGATGGGTTGCCGCGTGGTCGTAAACCAGGCCGGTTTCCAGACATATTTCCGGGTCCGCACATCGTTTGCCTCGCACGAAGGGGCCATGGACGGTGGAGTCCTCCACGCCGTCCGATGAGAATCCTGCGGCTCAAAACGAAACAAAGTCTTTCGTTGGCCAACCTCATTTTCCACGACGCTTTGCGAGATTCGTAACATCAGTTTAACGGACTTGCACGCAAGGCCAAATTTATTACGTGTCTGATGGGGATGGGTTTATGAAGTCATAGACGTTAACGCCATCCCGTTCGTTACGTGGTGGACCAAACACAGTAGCGACGGATGCGTGGATGGCCTTTCGATTGTGTGTACGATAAATGGATGCCAACCGTGTGATCATAGATGTACGACCGGACTACTGTCTGTTCTCGTTCATGCAATGCGATGCACCCGTAAAATTGAGAGATGTGTTATGACTGAGATAAGTTTTATTTATTGAgatgataaatatttataaaattttaaattttttaattaatcatTTAAATTACGTAATCAGATTAGCTATTGAAATCTATGATTAATTGTGGATCCTCAATCCGATCGACTACTCTATTATGATCTTCTATCAATCCCTGTCATGTTCTTCAcgttataaaaattttaaggagACGGTAAGAACATGACATCATTATGTTAACATAAAAAATTATGACTAATTGAAAAATACTTGAGCCTTCATCATTCGAGTGTTTCAAGTCATTAAAATACCTCCATGCGCCCCCATCTAACATGTATAAAATCATTCTATTTCCTACCAAGCTACTTGATAATGTCCAATGTAGATTTCACTGCAATGAATCTCCTATTGTAAAATAAGATCAAGGTAAAACTCAATATTACATGTATGTGTTAGGTAGTCTGGTCTATGTTTGTCACCTCCATAATTTCaacatataatatttattttttaacaaacaaatataatattttttctcatttaaaatatttctttgtaGGAAGGCATTATATTATTCTCATGAAGATGCTATATTGTCATTAGTCTCAAGAACACTTTTGTTTAAGAGTTGAGGATATATAGTTTAGGTAAACGTTCTTTGAAGCGTTCCAATCCCCATAAGAAAAAGGGTAGAGAGACACGTAGAATCTTCTTATCAAGTTCTTTAGCATCCACATATATATTAACAAGAGCTTGAGTTAACTCTCGAAGGTCAAACAATATGGTAATAGAATATTGAATCATGAGATACACATATATGCAACCAATAGGGTAAATGTCTTCTTTCTCCAACCAATTATTAACTATCGAATACCATTGATAGAATATTGAACCATGAGATACACAACATATATGGTGATAGAAGAAGAGGCATAGGGACTCGATGACTTGTTTATCGAGTTCCAAGAGTTTTGATAATTTTTCGACGTAACATTAATTTATCGTTAGATCATATGATCATATCTaacatatattatagatatgattagattttTATTAAGTTTATAATAGGATTCTTATTATATTTATCCGTCAATAAAAAGAAAGTCTAATTACGATAAAATTTTTTAAGATATGAACTTGATGAGAGGAACTCTCCAATTTTTTATCaggttcaaattatgataaaaacccTTACCCTCACTTATAAAAATACAAGACCTCATAGTAACTCATTATGAATAATTAGATAGgtagataaataaataataataaaaaaagaagaaaagacaagTTTAGTTCGATCAACGTCATCATAACTTTTATTTATCGTATTGTCGGGAAAAGGACCTgtaaataaaacttattttacCTTTATTTCTTCTTATTCTATTTTAAAAGGGTAGTCAACTTGGAACGAGGACTTCACTACAATTAACGAAACATATAGAATCAAAATGCATATCGAGGAAGAATTTATGGGACTAATGCGATTAACGAGAAACTCGAGGGATCGATAACAGATAAAATCGAACGGAGGGACTCATTTGCATAATGAAGAAGCATCGCGGAAGCTTTTATTGTAATTAATAGGTAGTAGAAACTAATATGCAAAATGTGTAGGGACCTTAAAATAATTCGTAATAATTaaagaaaatatatgaaaatggaAAAAAGGGGCAAATTTGGAGGGACCGCTGAGGCAAAAAAACAAAGGCTTGTATTTATTTACTGACCTTTTCGAGGCGCTGCTCCTTTCGTCCGTAGCCAAAGAAATAAAACATTAGCAGCTCCGACCCCTCCCTCCGTCTCGTCGCCTTCTTCCCCCGTTCCCTGGCCATCGATCCAACCCTACGGCAGGAATCCTGAATTTTCGGGGCCGGAGGAGATCGCGTGGGAGTGGCGAGTTTAGATTGTCGATCGATCGCTGGtgggtcgggtcgggtcgggtcgggttGGTTGACGCGAGGAAGCTagggattccgagatccgactttTCCTTGCTCGCTGAGACATCTTTTGTGTTTATATTTGCGTTTGGGAGGCTGACTCTTCTGGTTCCCCTTCCTTAGATCCTCGAGTTGGCGCCACCCTACGGGAGTCAATTTGTTTAGGTTTTGAAGCTGCAAGTTGATTTTTCTTTGGAATTTGCTTGAAAATGAGTAGTAAAAGGGAGGAGGTGAGGAATGAGAAGATCATTAGAGGTCTTATGAAACTGCCGCCCAACAGGAAATGTATTAACTGTAACAGCCTGGTAATGTTTGGCTCTTTTGTTTCTTGCATCTAAATCTTGTCGATTAAAGCCCTTGATCCTTTCTACTTATTGGACACAGGGTCCCCAATATGTGTGCACAAATTTCTGGACCTTCGTTTGTATGGTGTGCAGCGGGATTCAGTAAGTCCATACATATTTTACGACAGTTGCAAAACTCCCTTTTTTGCTGCAAACGATCGGTAGTTCTGTACCTACCATGATTACAGATGGTTTGGTGAAAAAAAATTCTATCTTTTATCTTAATTCTCTTTAATCATGAAAATGATTAACTTAGAACTCTTTATTCTATCCATAATGACCCATCGGAAGGTACTTTAAAGAGTTCTTGTACATCGTTTTGTTAGCCTGTATCCAAAAGTTTAATCTTTCTTGGTCACATTGTTGTCCCTATCCATCAGAATATCTCGGTTGTCATGGGTATATTTTTGAAACTTGACTAGTTTTCTTGTGCTTGCAATATGaatttttgcaaaaaaaaaatgcaagctTGTATCTATGTGGCTTTGCTCAAGCCTGTTCGCGCTATTCAATCTAAAGTAGTTTGTGACAGAAATTTTTTGGTCAAATTGACTGGTTCCTGGATCACATAAGATTCACTACTAGTCAAGCTGATTTGTGTGAGAGGTTATGGACTATATTTGTGCAACTATAGAGATTTCATGATTAGAACATCATGAAAGAGTTTCATATAGTTCTGCATATTAGACCTAGTGGGGGAATGCGTACAGTCATTTGTATGCCCATGTTCATGCAGACACTCTCAAATTGCATGCTCCTGTATAAATTCATTGACATCCAACTTTGGATTTTGAAAGCTATAGAGACACATAAGATGCATTTGTCATGCAGAGAAGGTGTTTAGACATTTCAGAAAAATGAAAATTAATAGAAAAGATGAGTTAAAAAGCCCATCTTGTTTAGCTTATACCCTGAAATGATGGTGTCTTAGAGGCACACTTATTGTCTCTCTTTTTCTTGGAAGTCTAGCAAACAAACGAAGGCTATCCTGTCTTCCTTTGCACTTACCTCATGGAATAGATAGTACTGGGTTTGACTGCTGTTGTGGGCTCTCGGCAATTGAATTTTTCCGTGTCCTATTTTTGTAACATGTATTCCATTTTGTGTCCTGTTTGTTTACCTATTAAGTAGACGTCAAAGAATCTAGAGGTGATTTCATGTGAATTATGTGGGATTATTAGTTTTCTATGACCAAAAGTAAAGTTTTGCACCAAATTTTAATTTCCTGTAAAGCCTTCCAGTATTTAGGCTTTACTTTCATGTGGTTGGTAAATAATGGACCATGTAATTGGTTGTAATTGCTCATGCCATTGATGAATAATAAATCTAATTGTGATTGATGGTTAGgtatctttctttcctttttgttgcttttctcttttttatagtCTATTCTCTTTTCTTTTATAATCCCTGTAGTTACTCTGTCGAGGTTCAAAAACAGTAGTTGTATTTCTTTGTTGCTTCTATCCTCTTTGATGACAATTTAGTCTTGTTTAGTCATACCACaatcaccatattttcttttaatcAACCATCAAACTCATTGATTTTATCAGATCAGCCCTTAATTAGATCTGATCTGAAGTTCTAACCATCTCATTGGCCTTGCACGTACCTCTACTATGCATCCCATTGAAATATAGTGGACTGTCCTCTTATCAAGGTAAAAGTAGAATCTTTTGCTCCATCTCTATGTAGAAtctatttttttcttgttttgttaACTTTAAATTTGAATTTTCCTTTGCTACTGCTTGCAGGTTATTCTCATAGAGTCAtagttatattttaaattatgttGGTGCTGAGTCTTATCCTGTGTGTAATATGTTTGCTTATTTTATTAACCTATCAAGACACTTCTAGAAAGTTTTTtatgccaaaatttgtcagacctcTAAACTTCAAAAGAAAAGTTTTGCTCAACAATCTTTCTTTATATTGAAGTCCTTGTTTAGTTAGGACCTAGGTCTACAAACGCCAGCCAGCTCAACAATCCTTCTTTCTTCTGAAGTCCTCATGCCTTACGCCTTTTATGCCTAATGAAATCAATCTATGCTTCCTTGCTGGTGAAAAGCATCAGCATCTTTATTTATGAGATTTATCTTTCTCAATCTGTTACAAAGCTTACACCCTACCTTGCGAGATGACGTGTTATATATGGTGATAAACTTAGGTTTGGAACATGATAAATTCTCAGCATTAGTCAATGGTGAATTGTTTTGGGATTTGGAAATTGTTCTGGTTGGTATTCCCATTAGAGATGCCAGCTAGTTAAATTGATAAATTTGGTTTCATCTTCTAGATTTCCTGCAGTCTTCACTTCATTTAAAGCATACCCAACTATAGGATTCCATCCATGGTGGCTTCTGAgcctcttttttttattattcaaatagaTTTTGCTTGCCATTGGCATTTGCCTAGATTAGTAATATACAGTAGACGTGCAAAGTAATTCTTTGTATGTAGTTCGTGCTACTCAGACATTTACTTATTTACTGACATGGTGTATTATTAATATACTTTGGCATTCTTGTAACATCTTGAAAAGAATGTTTTTATAGTAAGGTATAGATGGTGCTTTTACAGTTCTATGATGTCATAACCACTAGTTTTGATGTAAATTTATTTCCATACAGCCGTGAGTTTACGCACCGTGTGAAGTCTGTTTCTTTGGCAAGATTTACCACACAAGAAGTAGAGGCTCTCCAAAGGGGTGGCAATCAGGTAaaaagtagctgcttttgggacttGTATATTTGTGGGTTTATTGCCTGTTTTGCCATTAGTTAATAATGGTTTGTTACAGCTTGCTAGAGAAATTTATTTAAAAGATTGGGACATGCAGCGGATGAGATTTCCAGATAGCAGGTTTGAATA
Proteins encoded:
- the LOC135616075 gene encoding calmodulin-binding protein 25-like, whose protein sequence is MEALMEETCSAAVARWFSDALPSDGDAISLTSSPASIVPVAASPMPPRPLADHPALLRAGSPLGKRKSRASTRRASTFISVDPADFRRMVQQVTGFRLDAGSATGPVLRPEPFRPGGGQLYPALVPTLDSSAFAVGWTGLADPKDMNRSRVEPVMDEFEPFTGFPTLESWGSF